In the genome of Petrotoga olearia DSM 13574, one region contains:
- a CDS encoding ABC transporter ATP-binding protein yields the protein MIEFQNVSKKFQGKYVLRNFNLKVQEGSKTLIFGKSGIGKTTIFRLLLGFIKPDEGQLLYKNERLNSKNIWDLRKESVYIGQELDVVDGTVREIIRNILSYKINLKVPFEESRLIKLFDFFELESNILDKDFQSLSGGEKQRVLISIFTLLNKKIYLLDEITSSLDREMKNKVIKYLLSKKEWTLIAISHDQEWLNNEGLNIIEMGGNQNGTYN from the coding sequence AATACGTTCTAAGAAATTTTAATCTCAAAGTCCAAGAGGGGAGTAAAACCCTTATCTTTGGAAAATCCGGAATTGGAAAAACCACCATTTTTAGATTACTTTTAGGATTCATAAAACCAGATGAAGGACAATTACTATACAAAAATGAACGATTGAATAGTAAAAATATATGGGATTTAAGAAAAGAGTCCGTGTACATAGGGCAGGAACTAGATGTTGTTGACGGGACCGTAAGAGAAATAATTCGTAATATATTGAGTTATAAAATAAACCTTAAAGTACCTTTTGAAGAATCAAGATTAATAAAATTATTTGATTTTTTTGAACTAGAATCAAATATTTTAGATAAAGACTTCCAATCTCTTTCGGGTGGTGAAAAGCAGAGAGTTTTGATATCTATCTTTACACTTTTAAATAAAAAGATATACTTACTAGATGAGATTACCTCTTCACTGGATAGAGAAATGAAAAATAAAGTTATAAAATATTTATTATCAAAAAAAGAATGGACTTTGATAGCAATATCTCATGATCAAGAATGGTTGAATAATGAAGGTTTAAATATAATAGAAATGGGAGGAAATCAAAATGGAACCTACAACTGA
- a CDS encoding ABC transporter permease, which yields MEPTTDISLFSLAMAYLLIFFPVILSYIFNLKITRDAVISTIRMSVQLFLMSLILVYLFQFDYTWLNIGWLFFMILFAVFRVIGSSGLNFKRFVWPVFFALTISNFIVLFYFDFVILRLDNIFTARYFIVLGGMLLGNALTGDIIGISNFYKDIQRNKQRYFFALGNGATVYEATLPYLRSALISALRPTIASMATVGIVYLPGMMTGQILGGASPQTAIKYQIAIYVSILTSVSLSVTLTILFTMKSSFDEYGILREDVFKK from the coding sequence ATGGAACCTACAACTGATATTTCTTTATTTTCACTTGCAATGGCTTATTTATTAATATTTTTCCCCGTTATTTTGAGTTATATTTTTAATTTAAAAATAACCCGAGATGCCGTAATTTCAACGATCAGAATGAGCGTTCAGCTTTTCCTCATGTCTTTAATCTTAGTCTACCTTTTCCAATTTGATTATACATGGTTGAATATAGGCTGGTTATTTTTTATGATCCTTTTTGCAGTATTTCGAGTAATTGGTAGTAGCGGTTTAAATTTCAAAAGGTTCGTTTGGCCAGTTTTTTTTGCTCTCACGATTTCTAATTTTATTGTGCTTTTTTATTTTGATTTTGTAATTTTAAGGCTAGATAATATTTTCACAGCAAGATATTTCATTGTCCTAGGTGGAATGCTTTTAGGTAATGCTTTAACAGGAGATATTATTGGAATCAGTAATTTTTACAAAGATATACAAAGAAATAAGCAGAGATATTTTTTTGCCTTGGGAAATGGAGCTACCGTTTATGAAGCCACACTTCCATACTTAAGGAGTGCGTTGATATCTGCTCTTAGACCAACCATAGCAAGCATGGCTACAGTGGGTATTGTGTATCTACCAGGAATGATGACAGGCCAGATTTTGGGAGGTGCATCACCACAAACAGCGATAAAATACCAAATTGCTATTTATGTATCTATTTTAACATCCGTCTCTCTTTCTGTAACCCTAACGATATTATTCACGATGAAAAGTAGCTTCGATGAGTATGGAATACTTCGCGAAGATGTATTTAAAAAGTAA
- a CDS encoding MFS transporter translates to MGIVSLFADITHEGARSLIGPYLGLLGASATAVGIISGLGEFIGYGLRLLTGYLSDKTHRYWLFTFLGYGMDLFAVPLLALAGRWEIAAMLIIMERTGKAIRKPSKDTLMSYAARNVGSGKGFAIAEVLDQIGAVSGPIILSLILLFRSSDELTNYRFAFAILLIPALITLILLSISRLNFPQPEKFEVKEEKINFEGISKSYWLYLVAISLIAAGFADFPLLAFHFQRIDIFNSTMIPFMYAIAMGVDAVSALIFGLFYDKVGVTSLIIASSLSIFFSPFSFLSNSSLLVILGVVLWGVGMGAQESILKSVVADIVTPGKRGTAYGFFNAIFGLFWFIGSAVMGILYDHAIVSLVVFSMIVESAAVFTLLLFKFKLDNTLN, encoded by the coding sequence ATGGGAATTGTGAGTTTATTTGCAGATATCACACACGAAGGAGCGAGAAGTTTAATTGGTCCATATTTAGGTTTGTTGGGTGCTAGTGCAACAGCGGTGGGAATCATTTCAGGTTTAGGCGAGTTCATAGGTTACGGTCTGAGGTTGTTAACGGGTTATTTAAGCGATAAAACTCATAGATATTGGCTTTTCACATTTTTAGGTTATGGGATGGATCTATTTGCGGTTCCTTTACTAGCTCTTGCAGGAAGATGGGAAATAGCAGCTATGCTAATAATTATGGAAAGAACAGGAAAAGCTATAAGAAAGCCTTCAAAAGATACCCTTATGTCATACGCAGCACGAAATGTGGGAAGTGGTAAAGGATTTGCCATAGCAGAGGTCCTTGACCAAATTGGAGCTGTCTCAGGACCTATTATTTTAAGTTTAATCCTCTTGTTCAGATCGAGCGATGAGTTAACGAATTACCGATTCGCATTTGCAATATTATTGATACCTGCATTGATTACTTTAATTTTGTTGTCGATTAGTAGATTGAACTTTCCCCAACCCGAGAAATTTGAAGTAAAAGAGGAAAAGATCAACTTTGAGGGAATATCAAAATCATACTGGTTGTACTTAGTAGCCATCTCCTTAATTGCCGCAGGTTTTGCGGATTTTCCTTTGTTGGCGTTCCATTTTCAAAGAATCGATATTTTCAATTCAACTATGATACCTTTTATGTATGCGATAGCTATGGGCGTTGATGCGGTTTCTGCATTGATCTTTGGATTGTTTTACGACAAGGTCGGAGTCACCAGCCTTATAATTGCCTCTAGTCTTTCAATATTTTTTTCTCCCTTTTCATTTTTATCTAACTCTTCATTATTAGTTATCTTAGGCGTTGTTTTGTGGGGAGTCGGAATGGGAGCCCAAGAATCCATTTTAAAATCAGTAGTAGCTGATATCGTCACCCCCGGCAAAAGAGGAACAGCTTATGGCTTTTTTAACGCTATCTTTGGCCTTTTTTGGTTCATAGGCAGTGCAGTTATGGGTATCTTGTACGATCACGCAATCGTGAGTTTGGTTGTCTTTTCCATGATAGTAGAAAGTGCAGCCGTTTTCACTCTTTTACTCTTCAAATTCAAACTTGATAACACTCTAAATTAA
- a CDS encoding PadR family transcriptional regulator has translation MNKYLNKILNGLIQIHILHHAQKTPIYGSWMISELKRHGYHISPGTLYPLLHKMEKENLLAKRVEIVEGKKRIYYSITRQGENLLKELRGKVKELFHEII, from the coding sequence ATGAATAAATATTTAAATAAAATTTTAAATGGTCTAATACAAATACACATATTACACCACGCCCAAAAAACTCCTATCTATGGAAGTTGGATGATTTCTGAGTTAAAAAGGCATGGTTACCATATAAGTCCCGGTACTTTGTATCCCTTGCTACACAAGATGGAAAAAGAAAATCTTCTGGCTAAAAGGGTTGAAATAGTAGAAGGTAAAAAAAGGATATATTACTCTATTACGAGACAAGGAGAAAACCTATTAAAGGAACTAAGAGGAAAAGTAAAAGAACTATTTCATGAAATCATATAA
- a CDS encoding glutamate-5-semialdehyde dehydrogenase, whose product MNLEEYVLNKARNAKDASRNFSSTSDTDKIKILNCISEELITNKNYIISENQKDVEAAKNTGMSNSLLDRLILNDERVTKMAKGVQKVAQLQSSVGNISEMWKRPNGLMIGKMVVPLGVIAIIYESRPNVTIDAAALCIKSGNCVVLRGGSEAIHSNNALVKIIHQGIEKSGFSKDIVQFIEVTDRKAVDELMKLYEHIDVLIPRGGASLIKNTVENSMIPVIQTGAGNCHVYVDKQADLEKALKIVENAKTSRPSVCNAAEKLLVHKDIAEEFLPKIYSAFEKKVELRGCEKTLKILPQMKPTQEDDWSTEYLDYIMAVKIVDSTEEAINHINKYSTKHSEAIITENYTTAQKFLNEIDSAAVYVNASTRFTDGEEFGFGAEMGISTQKLHVRGPIGIKELTTTKYIILGNGQVR is encoded by the coding sequence GTGAATTTGGAGGAGTATGTTTTAAATAAGGCAAGAAATGCTAAAGATGCGTCAAGAAACTTTAGTTCAACTTCTGATACGGACAAGATAAAAATTCTTAACTGTATTTCAGAAGAGTTAATAACAAATAAAAACTATATAATATCAGAAAATCAAAAGGATGTTGAAGCGGCTAAAAATACAGGAATGTCAAACAGCCTTTTAGATAGGTTGATACTGAATGATGAAAGAGTCACCAAAATGGCTAAAGGTGTGCAAAAAGTAGCCCAGCTTCAAAGTAGCGTTGGCAACATCTCTGAGATGTGGAAAAGGCCAAATGGATTGATGATCGGAAAGATGGTAGTTCCATTAGGGGTAATCGCTATAATATATGAAAGTAGGCCAAATGTAACGATAGATGCAGCAGCTTTATGTATAAAATCCGGTAACTGTGTGGTATTAAGAGGTGGTTCTGAAGCGATCCATTCTAACAACGCCTTGGTAAAGATTATTCACCAAGGTATTGAAAAATCCGGTTTTTCAAAGGATATAGTGCAGTTCATTGAGGTAACTGATAGAAAAGCCGTTGATGAATTGATGAAACTATACGAACACATCGATGTGCTGATACCTCGAGGCGGCGCATCTTTAATTAAGAATACGGTTGAAAATTCTATGATCCCCGTGATACAAACGGGCGCTGGAAACTGTCACGTTTATGTCGATAAACAAGCAGATCTTGAGAAGGCTCTTAAAATCGTTGAAAACGCTAAAACCAGTAGGCCTTCCGTCTGTAACGCAGCAGAAAAATTACTGGTTCACAAAGATATCGCAGAAGAGTTCCTACCAAAAATATATTCAGCCTTTGAAAAGAAAGTAGAATTAAGAGGTTGCGAAAAAACCTTGAAAATACTACCTCAAATGAAACCGACACAAGAAGATGATTGGTCAACTGAATATTTAGATTATATAATGGCAGTTAAAATAGTTGATAGTACTGAAGAAGCTATAAACCATATAAACAAGTACAGTACAAAGCATTCCGAAGCGATAATCACTGAGAATTATACGACCGCTCAAAAATTCCTAAACGAAATAGATTCTGCAGCTGTTTACGTCAATGCTTCAACGAGATTTACTGATGGGGAAGAGTTTGGCTTTGGTGCAGAAATGGGTATAAGTACACAAAAATTACACGTTCGAGGACCGATTGGAATCAAAGAGTTAACGACCACTAAATACATTATCTTGGGAAACGGGCAGGTCAGATAG
- the proC gene encoding pyrroline-5-carboxylate reductase, which translates to MDKKLCIIGLGKMGSTLVKGLIQTKTLKREQIIGTDIFEYDSEKNSNYCGIKTMTDNAKAVKESDIVLLAVKPQVIDKVLKEINPFCEDKIVISIAAGVSLHHLDKSLPISSKIIRAMPNTPILVGEGVIAISKKNNIEENDLRTIKEILESVGKVYLVEEDMMDAITALSGSGPAYAYIMIEALSDGGVLMGLPRELSTEFAARTLLGASRMVLETQKHPGELKDMVTSPGGTAIKGIEVLESRGLRGILMDTVKEATIRSKELNSQRGVDVD; encoded by the coding sequence ATGGATAAAAAGCTATGTATAATAGGATTGGGAAAAATGGGAAGCACTTTAGTAAAAGGTTTAATTCAAACAAAAACACTTAAAAGAGAACAAATAATCGGAACAGATATCTTTGAATACGATTCTGAAAAAAATTCTAATTACTGCGGCATAAAAACCATGACTGATAACGCAAAAGCTGTGAAAGAATCCGACATCGTTCTTTTAGCTGTGAAACCGCAAGTAATAGACAAGGTATTGAAGGAAATAAACCCTTTTTGTGAAGACAAGATAGTTATATCAATAGCTGCAGGAGTAAGTCTGCACCATTTGGATAAATCTTTACCAATTTCATCAAAGATAATTAGAGCAATGCCCAACACCCCTATTTTAGTTGGTGAAGGCGTTATTGCTATAAGTAAAAAGAATAACATTGAAGAAAATGATTTGAGAACGATTAAAGAGATTTTGGAAAGTGTTGGGAAAGTGTATTTGGTTGAAGAAGATATGATGGACGCCATAACGGCTTTAAGTGGGAGCGGACCAGCATATGCCTATATTATGATAGAAGCTTTATCCGATGGTGGTGTCCTAATGGGTTTACCTAGAGAGCTTTCCACAGAATTTGCTGCAAGAACATTACTCGGGGCTTCAAGAATGGTTTTAGAAACGCAAAAACATCCTGGAGAGTTAAAAGATATGGTTACTTCCCCAGGCGGCACAGCAATAAAAGGAATAGAAGTTTTAGAATCTCGTGGCTTACGAGGTATCCTTATGGACACAGTAAAAGAAGCAACTATAAGGTCAAAAGAACTGAATTCACAAAGAGGTGTTGATGTTGATTGA
- the purB gene encoding adenylosuccinate lyase — MIERYSLSPIKDIWTLDAQYKRWLEVEVAVIEAFEELNLAPKGTALSVRQKAKLDVQKILDTEKIMNHDVIAFIKVVTEDMGDEARYFHKGLTSSDVVDTALSLAIKRAGEVILDELTKYIANLKKLAVYHKYTIIVGRTHGVHAEPTSFGLKILGFVAEEERNKERLEKAIDNISQGKLSGAVGNYANIEPKVEEIALKKLNLRPCKVSTQVLPRDLHAEFFSALALIGSSIERLAIEIRHLQKTEVLEVEEPFKKGQRGSSAMPHKKNPILCERLTGMSRMLRSYLSSAYENISLWHERDISHSSVERVFIPDATMLTYYMLNKANYLVENLVVHKDRMKENIEKSYNLIYSQRVLLKLVEFGVSREEAYKIVQENAMKAWNERRDFKAILMEDNRVNAKFSEKEAFEDIFSPDYYLKNVNEIYERFNLS; from the coding sequence TTGATTGAAAGGTACTCTCTTTCTCCAATTAAAGACATTTGGACATTGGATGCCCAGTATAAAAGATGGCTTGAAGTAGAAGTAGCTGTAATAGAAGCCTTCGAAGAACTGAACCTCGCTCCCAAAGGCACCGCCTTAAGCGTTCGACAAAAAGCAAAATTAGACGTTCAAAAAATTTTAGATACAGAAAAAATAATGAATCATGACGTTATAGCCTTTATAAAAGTCGTAACTGAAGATATGGGAGACGAGGCAAGATACTTTCACAAGGGCCTGACATCATCAGACGTTGTCGATACGGCTTTATCATTAGCTATAAAAAGAGCAGGAGAGGTTATTCTTGATGAGCTAACTAAATATATAGCTAATCTCAAAAAATTGGCTGTTTATCATAAGTATACTATTATAGTTGGAAGAACTCATGGGGTACACGCTGAGCCAACGTCTTTTGGATTAAAAATTTTAGGATTTGTCGCAGAAGAAGAAAGAAACAAAGAAAGGTTAGAAAAAGCTATAGATAACATTTCTCAAGGAAAACTCAGCGGAGCCGTTGGAAATTATGCTAACATAGAACCAAAAGTAGAGGAAATCGCTTTAAAAAAACTCAACCTCAGACCTTGTAAAGTATCTACTCAAGTTTTGCCAAGGGACCTTCATGCTGAATTTTTCAGCGCTTTAGCCTTGATAGGAAGCAGTATAGAAAGACTTGCTATAGAAATCAGGCACCTTCAAAAAACAGAGGTCCTGGAAGTAGAAGAACCTTTTAAAAAAGGGCAAAGGGGTTCTTCAGCGATGCCCCATAAGAAAAACCCCATATTGTGTGAAAGGTTGACAGGGATGTCGAGAATGCTAAGATCTTACTTATCTTCTGCTTATGAAAATATCTCCTTGTGGCACGAAAGAGATATTTCTCATTCCTCTGTAGAAAGAGTGTTTATACCGGATGCAACCATGCTTACTTACTATATGTTGAATAAAGCAAATTACCTAGTTGAAAATTTAGTGGTTCATAAAGATAGAATGAAAGAAAACATAGAAAAATCTTATAATTTAATTTATTCTCAAAGGGTTTTGTTGAAGTTAGTTGAATTTGGAGTAAGCAGGGAGGAAGCTTATAAAATAGTTCAAGAAAACGCGATGAAAGCTTGGAATGAAAGACGTGATTTTAAAGCCATTTTAATGGAAGATAACAGAGTAAATGCAAAATTTTCAGAGAAAGAAGCCTTTGAAGATATCTTTTCACCTGATTATTATCTAAAAAATGTAAATGAGATTTATGAAAGGTTTAATTTATCTTGA